DNA from Deltaproteobacteria bacterium:
TCTTGTCTCATATCTCTGCATTCACTCTCACAAGACTAATATCTCTATAGACTTTTTGAAAAAAATCATCAATTAGGTTTTAATAACAATTTATTGCGTAAGCAAGTGGTGACACACACCTTTGCTACGAGATGAATGAAGCCTGATATTAAAGTAGGGTTTTAGCTCACTTGCTAATACTAAAATACGCGAATAAAATTTACATTAGTTCTTTTAATTTCTTTCGAAACCATTGGTGAAGGGGGCTTTCATGTGTCTGGGCCTGCCATACCATTCGAAAGGTAAATGAGCCCAGATCAACAGGGCAATCAAACTGCTGAATTGGAAAGTATTCACTGTATTTTGCTAATAACTTCTTGGGCGCAGTCAATACTAGGTCGGTCTGTTGAAGTAACCAAGGCAAAGCCGTAAAACTATAGGTGCCATAAATGATGTTTCTGGGCTTCTTAAGCTTTGAAGAAAGTCGATCTTTGAAATCTCCTTGCAAAGTAATTAGAGCATGCTCTGACTTTAGATAATTTTCCATTGTGAGGTTTTTTTGAATGAGAGAATGTTTTTTTCTAACTGCGACTCCAAAAGAATCCTCGAACAATTTAGTTTGGTAAAACCCCTCAGGCACATCAGAATAGAACCCAGCGATAGCTAGGTCTACACTTCCCTCTTCTAGCTTTTTCTTTGGAAGTTCCCCCGCTGTTGGTCGAATTGAAATTTGCAATCCAGGGGCTTCCTTTGCGAGTATTGGCTGAAGACGAGACATCACCGTGACCTCAAAGTAATCGGTCGTAGCCAGTACGATTCGCGCTTTCACGGAGGCAGGATCAAACTTTTTTTTATGTGTGACCAATTGGTAACCTCGATTAAGCCATTCTAATAATTCTTTTTCCAAACTTTTGGCAAACTCCGTCGGAACAATACCCCTGGACGTACGCACAAACAGCGGGTCTTTAAAAAAAACTCGAATCCTCGCTAGAGCATGGCTAACCGCGGATTGCGTCATTCCAAGCTCAACAGCGGCCTTAGAAACATTCTTATGTGCAAAAAGAGCAGCTGCTATTACCAATAAATTTAAGTCCATAGACCTGATATGTCCAATTTTCATAGCATATATGTTAGCTATGAATTTCACTAATTTCAAGAAGTTAGTTATATCAGCTTTAAGAAACAACATTCCTTTTAAAGGAATCAACCAAGGAGAAAGAATATGAAAACTTACCTCATATTCATTCATTTTTCAGAGAAATAGGTGCCCTTTTGGTTCCCGACTAACTAGAAATAAAACAGTATAAAAAATTTGAATTAGATAAATAAGGATAACAAAAAATAAGAAAAAGGAGTCAACAGTGAAAGCGATAACTATCGAAAAATTTGGTGGTTCAGAAGTTCTTAAAATGAGCCGTATTCCAACGCCCGTGGCACTCGACAATGAAGTCAGAATAAAAATATCATTTGCCTCCATAAATCCTGTAGATTGGAAAATCCGCAAAGGTTATTTAGCAGAGATGTTTCCACACAAGTTTCCCTTGATTCCAGGTTGGGATCTTGCGGGAATTATCGATTCAATTGGAAAAAACGTTAAATCATTCAAAACTGGTGACAAAGTTTACGCTTATGCCCGCAAACCCGAAGTTCAGTGGGGAACCTATGCTGAATACATTACATTAGATGAGACAATGGTGAGTTTAATTCCAAAATCATTAACTGAAGAACAATCTGCTACCATTCCATTAGTTGGATTAACTGCCTGGCAAGCTCTTTATGACTTTGCTCAGATAAAAGAAGGGTTAAATGTATTAGTATTGGGAGGTTCCGGAGGCGTCGGTAGTTTTGCAATTCAATTTGCAAAAGCTGCAGGAGCCATGGTTTTGACCACTACAAGTCAAAAAAACAAAGTGTATACAAGTAAACTAGGCACTGATCTGGTTCTTGATTACGAAAAAGACAATATGGATGAAATTATTAAAGACCGATTTCCCGAAGGGCTTGATATTGTCTTTGATACCGTAGGGGGTGAGAGTCTTAACGCCAGTTACCAGTGGGTCAAAAAAGGAGGAACCCTAGTAAGTATCGTGGATTCACCTGACAAACTTCGAAGTACAAGCCTAGGTATCAAATCTGGTTTTGTTTTCGTAAGCCCAAGTGCCGACCAACTTCAAAAAATTGCAACTCTCGTTGATCAGAAAAAAGTTGTAATACCAGAGTATCAGGTCTTTCCTTTGGCTGAAGTCGTTAAAGCTCATGATCTAAGCGAATCAAGACGAGTTAGGGGGAAAATTCTTCTAAAGATTTAATAGAACCTATGTAGTTGCTCCATCGAAGTGGCAGATGCAGATTTTATTTTTAGATCAGCGTCTAGGGCTCTAAATGGCTATCTTGTGTTAATAATTTACACTGCGATTAAAAATATAAAGTTAGCTAGTAAAGAGTTCTTTTAAAGCTAACTGCCAATGAATGGCGCGGGTTTTGCCAAATTTTTGTTCTAATTTATCACGGGACAAAAGCAAGCGTTCTGCTTTTGGATCAATATCAGGTCCTAATTTCTCAAGTGAGTTTGCATCTTCAGAGCAAACTTGGTCTTTAGATTTAATCTCTATTAAAAGTTTTTTATCACCGGGACGAATTACAATTAGATCAATTTCAACATCGTCCTTTGTGCGTAAATATGAAAACTCCCAATCTAACCTCTTGTATGAAGAATTCTTTAGAAATTCTAAGATGACCCATCCTTCAAAAGCATCACCCCAATCCCTTGTCTGAGGAAGTAGCTCTACTGTTAAAGTTTTATCTAAAGCTCTCTTAAGTCCATTATCTATAAAATAAAACTTAGGCATAACTTTCTGAGCTTTCCGCACAGAATTATGGTAAGAAGGTAAATGCCAACCAATCAAAGTATCCTCAAGTATTTCAAAATAATTTGCCACTGTTACATCATCAATTCCGACTTCTCTGGCAATTCTTGATTTATTGATGATCTTGCCATTCATTTGTGCGGCAATTGCTAAAAACTTTCTAAAGGGTTGAATATTTCTTACCCATTGTTCTTGCTGAATTTCCTTTTGTAGGTAGGTGCCCACATAGGCAGTTAGAAATTCCTTTGCTGCTTCAAAACTGTTCGATAAATAGGCTTCAGGTAAGCCTCCCCATTCAAGTGCTTTTTTTAAATCAAAGTCAGAGCCGATCTCTAAAGTAGATAGAGGAAATAGATTATATACCCAAGCCCTGCCAGCTAATAAATTTGTGCCCTGTTGTTTTAAGCGACGACTCGATGATCCTGTAAGAATAAACTGACGTTTACGTTTTTGAATTTGAGAATGGACGACATCCAACAATTTGGGAAATTTTTGAACTTCATCAACTATGACCCTTTTCCTAAGATTTTCAGGAGCATCAATTAGTGCTTCAAATCTTTTGGGATTTAGCATGAGCTGATCCAAAAACTCAATATCTAAGAGATCAACAAAAAGACTGTCCTCTTTAGAAAAACAAGCTTCTAGAAGGGTTGTTTTTCCTGAACCTCTTGCCCCAAATAGAAAAAAACTGTTTGTTTTTGATAAGTTAACAATTCTCTTAATCATAATCAGAATTTTAACGCC
Protein-coding regions in this window:
- a CDS encoding NADP-dependent oxidoreductase, whose protein sequence is MKAITIEKFGGSEVLKMSRIPTPVALDNEVRIKISFASINPVDWKIRKGYLAEMFPHKFPLIPGWDLAGIIDSIGKNVKSFKTGDKVYAYARKPEVQWGTYAEYITLDETMVSLIPKSLTEEQSATIPLVGLTAWQALYDFAQIKEGLNVLVLGGSGGVGSFAIQFAKAAGAMVLTTTSQKNKVYTSKLGTDLVLDYEKDNMDEIIKDRFPEGLDIVFDTVGGESLNASYQWVKKGGTLVSIVDSPDKLRSTSLGIKSGFVFVSPSADQLQKIATLVDQKKVVIPEYQVFPLAEVVKAHDLSESRRVRGKILLKI
- a CDS encoding LysR family transcriptional regulator, whose product is MDLNLLVIAAALFAHKNVSKAAVELGMTQSAVSHALARIRVFFKDPLFVRTSRGIVPTEFAKSLEKELLEWLNRGYQLVTHKKKFDPASVKARIVLATTDYFEVTVMSRLQPILAKEAPGLQISIRPTAGELPKKKLEEGSVDLAIAGFYSDVPEGFYQTKLFEDSFGVAVRKKHSLIQKNLTMENYLKSEHALITLQGDFKDRLSSKLKKPRNIIYGTYSFTALPWLLQQTDLVLTAPKKLLAKYSEYFPIQQFDCPVDLGSFTFRMVWQAQTHESPLHQWFRKKLKELM
- a CDS encoding ATP-binding protein → MIKRIVNLSKTNSFFLFGARGSGKTTLLEACFSKEDSLFVDLLDIEFLDQLMLNPKRFEALIDAPENLRKRVIVDEVQKFPKLLDVVHSQIQKRKRQFILTGSSSRRLKQQGTNLLAGRAWVYNLFPLSTLEIGSDFDLKKALEWGGLPEAYLSNSFEAAKEFLTAYVGTYLQKEIQQEQWVRNIQPFRKFLAIAAQMNGKIINKSRIAREVGIDDVTVANYFEILEDTLIGWHLPSYHNSVRKAQKVMPKFYFIDNGLKRALDKTLTVELLPQTRDWGDAFEGWVILEFLKNSSYKRLDWEFSYLRTKDDVEIDLIVIRPGDKKLLIEIKSKDQVCSEDANSLEKLGPDIDPKAERLLLSRDKLEQKFGKTRAIHWQLALKELFTS